Proteins encoded together in one Chitinophaga sp. LS1 window:
- a CDS encoding DUF6702 family protein: MGLILYKWLLGSFFAFHPFYVSVTEIEHVKTKNEVQVSCRIFADDLENVLKKESKLPLDIIHPTNKAQMDSLIAGYINKHLYINVDGKAVKLTYLGYKIEEEAAWCFLVAQNITPFKQVKVKDDILYSEHPNQINMIHVIRDGVRKSNKLDNPKAAVSVSF, encoded by the coding sequence GTGGGTTTAATATTATATAAATGGTTATTGGGGTCTTTTTTCGCATTTCACCCATTCTATGTGAGTGTCACTGAGATCGAGCATGTAAAGACTAAAAACGAGGTCCAGGTCAGCTGCCGGATCTTTGCCGACGATCTGGAAAATGTACTGAAAAAGGAATCAAAACTCCCGCTGGACATCATCCACCCAACCAATAAGGCACAAATGGATAGCCTCATCGCCGGCTATATCAATAAACATTTATATATCAATGTGGATGGAAAAGCCGTAAAGCTTACCTATCTCGGCTATAAAATTGAAGAAGAAGCGGCCTGGTGCTTTTTGGTGGCACAGAACATCACTCCTTTCAAACAGGTGAAAGTCAAAGACGATATCCTTTATAGCGAGCATCCCAACCAGATCAACATGATCCATGTGATCCGGGATGGCGTGAGAAAAAGCAATAAACTGGATAATCCGAAAGCCGCGGTATCTGTGAGCTTTTAA
- a CDS encoding HupE/UreJ family protein, which translates to MSTEFGMYFQMGWQHIIAWDGYDHILFIMALSAIYMLQDWRKVLVLVTAFTIGHAITLALSVANVVYIQSSLIELLIPITIWITALFNMFKKELSPQRVQLNYLFALFFGLVHGMAFSAYLKSLIGTQENILTPLLAFNLGLEVGQMMVVAGVLLLAGIIVNVTGVKRRDWNIYLSAAIFGVAVLITIERCKEFITK; encoded by the coding sequence GTGAGCACCGAATTCGGGATGTATTTTCAAATGGGGTGGCAGCATATCATTGCCTGGGATGGCTACGATCACATCCTGTTTATCATGGCGTTGTCCGCTATTTATATGCTGCAGGACTGGAGAAAAGTGCTTGTTCTTGTCACAGCTTTTACAATTGGTCACGCCATCACACTGGCTTTAAGTGTCGCAAACGTCGTATATATCCAAAGCAGTCTGATAGAACTGCTCATACCAATCACTATCTGGATTACCGCTCTTTTCAATATGTTTAAAAAAGAGCTGTCGCCACAAAGAGTCCAACTGAACTATCTGTTCGCATTGTTTTTCGGCCTTGTTCATGGTATGGCCTTCTCTGCCTACCTGAAGAGTCTGATCGGCACACAGGAAAACATCCTTACACCCTTGCTGGCTTTCAATCTGGGGCTGGAAGTAGGGCAGATGATGGTCGTAGCAGGCGTATTATTACTGGCCGGTATTATTGTAAATGTTACAGGGGTAAAACGCAGGGACTGGAATATTTACCTCTCTGCTGCCATCTTTGGCGTAGCCGTTCTGATAACCATTGAAAGATGTAAAGAATTTATAACAAAATAG